The Miltoncostaea oceani genome includes a region encoding these proteins:
- a CDS encoding glycoside hydrolase family 6 protein, producing the protein MAGALALTAAGALPATAATPVEANARETGALTRGAAVLTARSSRVTAARRVNPLRDQPLYVEPGGSASTQAKSWTGARPADAALIRWIAQQPQGLWLGDWHTDVRAVVARRMRAARANGTVPVLVAYNIPDRDCGQHSHGGASDPAAYLRWIDKVARGIGAGPATVVLEPDALAGMGCLPRSARLERTRMMSAAVDRLTAAGGTAVYIDAGNPGWVPAPLMAKRLRAAGVARSRGFSLNVSGFETTERVAAYGRAISRRTAGAHFVIDTSRNGNGPHERGEWCNPPGRALGAAPSTETGDPLIDAYLWVKRPGESDGTCNGGPEAGTWWPEYALDLARRASATP; encoded by the coding sequence GTGGCAGGTGCGCTGGCGCTGACGGCTGCCGGCGCGCTGCCGGCCACCGCCGCGACGCCGGTGGAGGCGAACGCGCGGGAGACCGGTGCGCTGACCCGGGGAGCCGCCGTGCTGACCGCCCGTAGCAGCCGCGTCACCGCGGCCCGGCGGGTCAACCCGCTCCGCGACCAGCCGCTCTACGTCGAGCCGGGCGGCTCCGCGTCGACGCAGGCGAAGAGCTGGACGGGTGCGCGCCCCGCCGACGCCGCCCTCATCCGGTGGATCGCCCAGCAGCCCCAGGGTCTCTGGCTCGGCGACTGGCACACCGACGTCCGCGCCGTCGTCGCGCGCCGCATGCGCGCCGCCCGCGCGAACGGCACCGTGCCGGTGCTGGTGGCCTACAACATCCCCGACCGCGACTGCGGCCAGCACTCCCACGGTGGGGCGAGCGACCCCGCCGCGTACCTGCGGTGGATCGACAAGGTCGCCCGGGGCATCGGCGCCGGACCCGCCACCGTCGTGCTGGAACCCGACGCCCTCGCCGGCATGGGGTGCCTGCCCCGCTCGGCCCGCCTCGAGCGGACGCGGATGATGTCCGCGGCCGTCGACCGCCTGACCGCCGCGGGCGGCACCGCCGTCTACATCGACGCCGGCAACCCCGGCTGGGTCCCGGCGCCGCTGATGGCGAAGCGGCTGCGCGCCGCCGGCGTCGCCCGCTCCCGCGGCTTCTCCCTCAACGTGTCGGGCTTCGAGACCACGGAGCGGGTCGCGGCGTACGGCCGGGCCATCTCGCGCCGCACCGCCGGGGCGCACTTCGTGATCGACACGAGCCGCAACGGCAACGGCCCGCACGAGCGGGGCGAGTGGTGCAACCCGCCGGGCCGCGCGCTCGGCGCCGCCCCGAGCACCGAGACCGGGGACCCGTTGATCGACGCCTACCTGTGGGTGAAGCGCCCCGGCGAGTCGGACGGCACGTGCAACGGCGGTCCCGAGGCCGGCACCTGGTGGCCCGAGTACGCGCTGGACCTGGCCCGCCGGGCCTCCGCCACCCCCTGA
- a CDS encoding IS481 family transposase, with amino-acid sequence MAHRKAKLTPLGRMLLVERIEVLGWPVRVAAESMGVSAATAYKWRARFRVEGLKGLEDRSSRPHRCPHQADSARVARVLGLRSERRWGPHRIAYALGIARSSVYAILRRAGHSRLSDFDRPTRRIVRYQRERPGELVHIDVKRLARIPDGGGHRLLGRQAGRPNQARTGRHLDFVHAAVDDCTRLAYVEVHPDERAATCAGFLRRAAAFLSRHGVVIEGVMTDRALAYCRSADFRGALADLAARHVVIAPYRPQTNGKVERFNRTLIEEWAYLRLYRSNTERLACLAAWVDTYNRRRPHTALGGLTPMDALLNNVRGNYS; translated from the coding sequence GTGGCTCATCGTAAGGCGAAGCTGACGCCGCTTGGCAGGATGCTGTTGGTCGAGCGGATCGAGGTGCTGGGGTGGCCGGTGCGGGTGGCCGCCGAGTCGATGGGGGTCTCGGCGGCCACCGCCTACAAGTGGCGGGCGCGTTTCCGTGTCGAGGGCCTCAAGGGACTCGAGGATCGAAGCTCGCGCCCGCACCGCTGCCCCCACCAGGCCGACTCGGCGCGGGTCGCGCGCGTCCTCGGGCTCCGCTCAGAGCGCCGCTGGGGTCCGCACCGGATCGCCTATGCGTTGGGGATCGCCCGCTCGAGTGTCTATGCGATCCTGCGGCGGGCGGGGCACAGCCGCCTCTCCGACTTCGACCGGCCCACCCGCCGCATCGTGCGCTACCAGCGCGAGCGCCCGGGAGAGCTCGTGCACATCGACGTCAAGCGGCTGGCGCGCATCCCCGACGGGGGCGGCCACCGGCTGCTTGGCCGCCAGGCCGGCCGGCCCAACCAGGCCCGCACGGGACGCCATCTGGACTTCGTGCACGCCGCCGTCGATGACTGCACCCGCCTCGCCTATGTCGAGGTGCACCCCGACGAGCGCGCGGCGACGTGCGCCGGGTTTCTGCGCCGGGCCGCCGCCTTCCTCTCCCGTCACGGCGTGGTGATCGAGGGCGTGATGACCGACCGGGCCCTGGCCTATTGCCGCTCGGCGGACTTTCGCGGTGCCCTGGCCGATCTGGCGGCGCGCCATGTCGTGATCGCGCCCTACCGGCCCCAGACCAACGGGAAGGTCGAGCGGTTCAACCGGACCCTCATCGAGGAGTGGGCCTACCTACGCCTGTATCGCTCGAACACCGAACGCCTGGCCTGCCTGGCGGCGTGGGTCGACACCTACAATCGGCGCCGACCCCACACCGCCCTCGGCGGCCTGACCCCCATGGACGCCCTCCTCAACAACGTCCGTGGGAACTACAGCTAG
- a CDS encoding glycoside hydrolase family 26 protein: MSDPWRRRLIGGGVSVAVAVVVGVVLAVPWLAQRADSSEAAADPSAAVTQSVTTPVPGPERDVAEPRRALLPPEDGVYLGVSNFRLVTDNGAVRVWSEQNGARPAIVNWYQQWLTGERRFRPDWARRVARTGAIPMITWEPWSAPEGERHTPVQPDISLARIAAGDHDGIVRAWARDIAAYGQPVMIRLMHEMNGNWYPWGVHVNGNAPADYVAAWRHVHRIFDAAGVDNVSWIWSINNLERIDGEDHEISAYYPGRKWVDWVSTSGFNWGEAYSWSSWRTADPLYGDTYRELSRFDKPIMISEIGTTDIGGDARLWIRQTFQRLRTGYPKLRAVLWYDDIDAAGLDFRLHGQTAGALAQPGALGRDWLRTPVLRRLAP; this comes from the coding sequence ATGAGCGACCCCTGGCGCAGGAGACTGATCGGCGGAGGCGTGTCGGTGGCGGTCGCCGTCGTCGTCGGCGTCGTCCTCGCGGTGCCGTGGCTCGCCCAGCGCGCCGACTCGTCGGAGGCCGCGGCGGACCCGTCCGCGGCGGTCACGCAGTCGGTGACGACGCCGGTCCCCGGCCCGGAGCGTGACGTCGCCGAGCCCCGCCGGGCGCTGCTCCCCCCCGAGGACGGCGTCTACCTCGGCGTCTCCAACTTCCGCCTCGTCACCGACAACGGCGCCGTGCGGGTGTGGTCGGAGCAGAACGGCGCCCGCCCCGCCATCGTGAACTGGTACCAGCAGTGGCTCACCGGCGAGCGGCGGTTCCGCCCCGACTGGGCGCGCCGGGTGGCGCGCACGGGGGCGATCCCCATGATCACGTGGGAGCCGTGGAGCGCCCCCGAGGGTGAGCGCCACACCCCGGTCCAGCCGGACATCTCCCTCGCCCGCATCGCCGCCGGCGACCACGACGGGATCGTCCGCGCCTGGGCCCGCGACATCGCGGCGTACGGGCAGCCGGTGATGATCCGCCTGATGCACGAGATGAACGGCAACTGGTACCCGTGGGGCGTCCACGTGAACGGCAACGCGCCGGCCGACTACGTGGCGGCGTGGCGGCACGTCCACCGGATCTTCGACGCCGCGGGCGTCGACAACGTCAGCTGGATCTGGTCGATCAACAACCTCGAGCGCATCGACGGCGAGGACCACGAGATCAGCGCCTACTACCCGGGCCGGAAGTGGGTCGACTGGGTGTCGACGAGCGGGTTCAACTGGGGTGAGGCGTACTCGTGGAGCTCGTGGCGCACCGCCGACCCCCTCTACGGCGACACGTACCGCGAGCTGTCCCGCTTCGACAAGCCGATCATGATCTCCGAGATCGGCACGACCGACATCGGCGGCGACGCCCGCCTGTGGATCCGGCAGACGTTCCAGCGCCTCCGGACCGGCTACCCGAAGCTGCGCGCGGTGCTCTGGTACGACGACATCGACGCCGCCGGCCTCGACTTCCGCCTCCACGGGCAGACGGCGGGCGCCCTCGCCCAGCCGGGCGCCCTCGGGAGGGACTGGCTGCGCACCCCGGTGCTGCGGAGGCTCGCGCCCTAG
- a CDS encoding TerC family protein, giving the protein MEPPIWAWIALILAVPVLASIDLLVFGRGGKAVSVRTAALWSACWIALGLSFAGIMGATQGGTAAGEYLSGYLIEWSLSIDNLFVFAVIFTYFAVPVEVQPRVLLFGVLGALVFRGIFIAIGAVALGAAHWVIYIFGAFLVFTAYRLARSTGDHVDPSRNKLLLLVNRFVPSTSEYHGNSVWVREGGRKLATPVFAVLLVVASTDVVFAIDSIPAIFAVTDEAFIVLAANVFALMGLRAMYFVIVGMLTRFKYLNYGLAVVLGLVGTKMLLSDVYHPPVYITLGAVVVVLGTSVLASLWATRNDPPAELPLAHDPAEVAPPAPPVR; this is encoded by the coding sequence ATGGAACCGCCCATCTGGGCATGGATCGCCCTCATCCTGGCCGTGCCCGTACTCGCGTCGATCGACCTGCTCGTCTTCGGTCGCGGCGGCAAGGCGGTCAGCGTGCGGACGGCGGCCCTCTGGAGCGCGTGCTGGATCGCGCTCGGCCTGTCGTTCGCGGGGATCATGGGCGCCACCCAGGGCGGGACCGCCGCCGGCGAGTACCTCTCGGGCTACCTGATCGAGTGGAGCCTCTCGATCGACAACCTGTTCGTCTTCGCCGTGATCTTCACGTACTTCGCGGTCCCGGTGGAGGTCCAGCCCCGGGTGCTCCTGTTCGGCGTGCTCGGCGCCCTCGTCTTCCGCGGCATCTTCATCGCGATCGGGGCCGTCGCCCTCGGGGCCGCCCACTGGGTGATCTACATCTTTGGGGCGTTCCTCGTGTTCACCGCCTACCGGCTCGCGCGGAGCACCGGGGACCACGTCGACCCGAGCCGCAACAAGCTGCTGCTGCTCGTCAACCGCTTCGTGCCGAGCACCAGCGAATACCACGGCAACAGCGTGTGGGTGCGGGAGGGCGGCCGCAAGCTCGCGACCCCCGTCTTCGCGGTGCTGCTGGTGGTGGCGAGCACCGACGTCGTCTTCGCGATCGACTCGATCCCGGCGATCTTCGCCGTCACCGACGAGGCGTTCATCGTCCTCGCCGCGAACGTCTTCGCGCTCATGGGCCTCCGCGCGATGTACTTCGTGATCGTCGGGATGCTGACCCGCTTCAAGTACCTGAACTACGGCCTCGCGGTGGTGCTCGGCCTCGTCGGCACGAAGATGCTCCTGTCCGACGTCTACCACCCGCCGGTCTACATCACCCTCGGCGCCGTGGTGGTGGTGCTCGGCACGTCGGTCCTCGCGTCCCTGTGGGCGACGCGCAACGACCCGCCCGCCGAGCTCCCGCTCGCCCACGACCCCGCCGAGGTCGCTCCCCCCGCCCCGCCGGTGCGCTAG
- a CDS encoding glycosyltransferase: MPDVTTDETTTPAHGVTPRLARASRPTQAVVILALAAAAAYLTWRWGWTLGGSSLWIGIPLVVTETYGFTMLLMLAFSCWRLSDRETPPPLEGRTVAVLIATFDEDEDVLRPTVVGSLAIRNDVDPEVWVLDDGGRPWVEEMCRDLGAHYLSRPAPRTHAKAGNINHALEHVSAEFVVTLDADHVPRPELIERMLGHMADPRVAVVQAPQAFYNRGFGHPRAADDDPMRNEQSIFFDVICRGKDRHGAAFWCGCPSLIRREALMEVGGVATDTVVEDAHTSLKMNALGWRVVYHHEVMALGLAPEEIGAFVVQRGRWARGSLQMLRLDTPLFKRGLTWRQRIEYSASCLHFLEGPQRLIGLLVPGVVLATGAVPIDANPALYLAVFLPQLILIPTASKALTRGHYRVLEGERYSVVRIEAYLRAMAALPRGRGGGFKVTPKGARAGGSPVARALRVPIAVGVFTVAAIGYQTAAQVLDLPGRLSAGASTFTTLWALVNVALITYVVLWARGVHHRRRSHRFPVAVHAAYAADGDELASLAGRLADLSRHGARLWVGEERTVGEALRLVLLLDEGPMEVSGRVATITPDRAGDGWMLGVDFDGMDAATADAIVAWCFRHPFGAEGALAPPVPALVPDREAVEFSNVLAEAQMAATVEPGDAPARDGDTPAA, from the coding sequence ATGCCCGACGTCACCACGGACGAGACGACCACCCCCGCCCACGGCGTGACGCCACGGCTTGCGCGGGCCTCCCGCCCGACCCAGGCCGTCGTCATCCTGGCGCTGGCCGCGGCCGCCGCGTACCTGACGTGGCGCTGGGGCTGGACCCTCGGGGGGTCGTCCCTGTGGATCGGGATCCCGCTCGTGGTGACCGAGACCTACGGCTTCACGATGCTCCTGATGCTGGCGTTCTCGTGCTGGCGCCTGTCTGATCGGGAGACCCCGCCGCCGCTGGAGGGCCGCACCGTCGCCGTCCTCATCGCCACCTTCGACGAGGACGAGGACGTCCTGCGCCCGACCGTCGTCGGCTCGCTCGCGATCCGCAACGACGTCGACCCCGAGGTGTGGGTGCTCGACGACGGCGGCCGCCCCTGGGTCGAGGAGATGTGCCGGGACCTCGGCGCGCACTACCTGTCGCGCCCCGCCCCCCGCACGCACGCGAAGGCCGGCAACATCAACCACGCCCTCGAGCACGTGTCGGCGGAGTTCGTCGTGACGCTCGACGCCGACCACGTGCCGCGCCCCGAGCTGATCGAGCGGATGCTCGGCCACATGGCCGACCCCCGCGTCGCGGTCGTGCAGGCCCCCCAGGCCTTCTACAACCGCGGCTTCGGCCACCCCCGCGCCGCCGACGACGACCCGATGCGCAACGAGCAGAGCATCTTCTTCGACGTCATCTGCCGCGGGAAGGACCGCCACGGCGCGGCCTTCTGGTGCGGGTGCCCGTCGCTCATCCGGCGCGAGGCGCTGATGGAGGTCGGCGGCGTCGCCACCGACACCGTCGTGGAGGACGCCCACACCAGCCTGAAGATGAACGCCCTCGGCTGGCGGGTCGTCTACCACCACGAGGTCATGGCGCTCGGCCTCGCCCCCGAGGAGATCGGCGCGTTCGTCGTCCAGCGGGGCCGCTGGGCCCGCGGGTCGCTGCAGATGCTCCGGCTCGACACGCCCCTGTTCAAGCGGGGCCTGACATGGCGTCAGCGCATCGAGTACAGCGCCAGCTGCCTCCACTTCCTGGAGGGCCCGCAGCGCCTCATCGGCCTGCTCGTCCCCGGTGTCGTCCTCGCGACGGGCGCCGTGCCGATCGACGCGAACCCCGCCCTCTACCTCGCCGTCTTCCTGCCGCAGCTCATCCTCATCCCGACGGCCTCGAAGGCCCTCACCCGCGGCCACTACCGCGTGCTCGAGGGCGAGCGGTACTCCGTGGTGCGCATCGAGGCCTACCTCCGCGCGATGGCGGCCCTGCCGCGTGGCCGCGGCGGCGGCTTCAAGGTCACGCCGAAGGGCGCCCGCGCGGGTGGCTCGCCGGTCGCGCGCGCGCTGCGCGTCCCGATCGCGGTCGGCGTCTTCACCGTCGCGGCGATCGGCTACCAGACCGCCGCCCAGGTCCTCGACCTGCCCGGCCGCCTCAGCGCCGGCGCCTCGACGTTCACCACCCTCTGGGCCCTCGTGAACGTCGCCCTCATCACCTACGTCGTCCTGTGGGCCCGCGGCGTCCACCACCGCCGCCGCTCGCACCGCTTCCCCGTCGCCGTCCACGCGGCGTACGCGGCCGACGGCGACGAGCTCGCCTCCCTCGCGGGCCGCCTCGCCGACCTCAGCCGCCACGGCGCCCGCCTCTGGGTGGGCGAGGAGCGGACGGTGGGGGAGGCCCTGCGGCTCGTGCTCCTCCTCGACGAGGGCCCGATGGAGGTCAGCGGCCGCGTCGCGACGATCACCCCCGACCGCGCCGGTGACGGCTGGATGCTCGGCGTCGACTTCGACGGGATGGACGCCGCCACCGCCGACGCGATCGTCGCGTGGTGCTTCCGCCACCCGTTCGGCGCGGAGGGCGCCCTCGCCCCGCCGGTCCCCGCCCTCGTCCCCGACCGCGAGGCCGTCGAGTTCTCGAACGTCCTCGCCGAGGCCCAGATGGCCGCGACCGTGGAGCCCGGCGACGCGCCGGCCCGCGACGGGGACACGCCCGCCGCGTGA